One stretch of Hymenobacter sp. BRD128 DNA includes these proteins:
- a CDS encoding replication initiation protein translates to MTKDLITTTNPLVVQHNAMVNAGFTMSALEMRCFLAMISRIGRDDTALPVCRIPVRELCADSNSKNVYTEVRAMTEKMASRFLLLEVLGPNGERMKEPDIKNRPLMGAIDYLKREGVVEAVFNEHLKPYLLELKNNFTKAQLSQVLKIKRPASHRIYWLLREYAAFGKRTISVSELRHVLGLKDEYVDRFDHFRARVLDPAQEELAQTDLPFTYELIKQGRVITEIRFLFAPTSAALPELLPPSEAWATALLAAGVADKSLEAVREKLEAGTYDEGYIHFVLQAVRTQADAGKVKKPAGAIFKALMDGYLLPAYQKTQLTSAKPKTRTNQALSSQRKKLQSELEDARNSLSFFQTSLLYTDDTRPSFVAQVKSKIAELEQQLRQLEA, encoded by the coding sequence ATGACCAAAGACCTTATAACCACTACAAACCCATTGGTAGTGCAACATAACGCAATGGTAAACGCTGGTTTCACTATGTCAGCGTTAGAGATGCGTTGTTTTCTAGCCATGATTAGTCGCATTGGGCGCGATGATACGGCTCTACCAGTATGCCGAATTCCCGTGCGAGAGTTGTGTGCAGATAGTAATAGTAAAAATGTCTACACCGAGGTTCGGGCGATGACAGAAAAGATGGCTAGCCGTTTCCTGCTTCTGGAAGTATTAGGGCCCAACGGCGAGCGAATGAAGGAGCCTGATATTAAGAACCGTCCGCTAATGGGGGCTATTGATTACCTGAAGCGCGAGGGCGTGGTGGAAGCGGTATTCAATGAACACCTAAAGCCCTATTTGCTAGAGCTGAAGAATAACTTCACTAAGGCTCAGTTGAGCCAAGTGCTTAAAATCAAGCGACCTGCTTCGCACCGCATTTATTGGCTACTGCGCGAGTATGCAGCTTTTGGTAAGCGCACGATTAGTGTCAGCGAGTTGCGACACGTACTTGGGTTGAAAGATGAATATGTTGACCGCTTCGACCACTTTCGCGCTCGAGTGCTTGACCCAGCTCAGGAGGAACTAGCACAAACAGATTTGCCCTTCACATATGAGCTAATCAAACAGGGGCGCGTCATCACAGAAATTCGATTTCTTTTTGCCCCTACGAGCGCTGCACTTCCCGAACTACTACCTCCGAGCGAGGCCTGGGCTACTGCGCTGCTAGCTGCTGGCGTGGCTGATAAGAGCTTGGAGGCCGTACGTGAGAAGCTAGAAGCTGGGACCTACGACGAAGGTTATATACACTTCGTACTCCAGGCAGTACGGACACAGGCAGATGCAGGCAAAGTAAAAAAGCCAGCTGGTGCCATATTTAAGGCATTGATGGACGGCTACCTCTTGCCAGCGTATCAAAAAACCCAATTAACATCTGCCAAACCCAAAACTAGGACAAACCAAGCGCTAAGTAGCCAGCGCAAAAAATTGCAGAGTGAGTTGGAAGATGCCCGCAACAGCCTGTCATTTTTTCAAACATCGCTACTGTATACCGATGATACTCGTCCGTCATTTGTAGCGCAGGTCAAAAGCAAAATTGCCGAATTAGAGCAGCAGCTGCGACAGCTAGAAGCCTAG
- a CDS encoding ParA family protein, giving the protein MRTIVMANHKGGTGKTTSCLNIAQTLREQGHSVLLIDCDSQCNLTQSFTLPTPLGKRLDAVLLGQASLSDTVQEVGEGLYLVPSSPDLAEAEERIGKKPGAEFALKELLDEVEAIDFCLIDTPGGLGKLTYAALTAATAVFIPAQPEYYGIEGLVGLLDVCQQVQKRLNKDLKIGGLFFTQYNRNDRRRAQKDMVALLEAHPVFGPLVMNTTIRPNVALVEAQIEKESIFTWANQSAGAQDYTALTAEILTRL; this is encoded by the coding sequence ATGCGAACTATTGTAATGGCTAATCATAAGGGAGGCACTGGCAAGACAACAAGTTGCCTAAACATTGCTCAAACCTTGCGAGAACAAGGGCACAGCGTACTGCTAATTGACTGTGATAGTCAATGCAACCTAACCCAAAGCTTTACACTACCTACACCTTTAGGTAAACGCCTTGATGCGGTATTGCTTGGTCAGGCAAGCCTGTCTGATACGGTGCAGGAAGTAGGGGAGGGTCTCTACCTAGTACCTAGTTCGCCCGATTTAGCAGAGGCTGAGGAGCGCATCGGCAAAAAGCCAGGTGCCGAATTTGCATTGAAGGAGCTACTCGATGAAGTAGAGGCTATTGATTTCTGCTTGATTGATACACCAGGAGGTCTGGGTAAGCTGACCTATGCTGCTTTAACAGCGGCCACCGCTGTCTTCATTCCTGCACAGCCAGAGTACTACGGTATTGAAGGCCTAGTAGGCCTACTTGATGTGTGTCAGCAGGTGCAGAAGCGACTTAACAAAGACCTGAAGATTGGAGGCCTGTTTTTCACACAGTACAACCGCAACGACCGACGCCGAGCACAGAAGGATATGGTTGCGTTGCTAGAAGCCCATCCCGTATTTGGACCTCTAGTTATGAACACTACTATCCGCCCCAATGTAGCGCTAGTAGAAGCCCAGATTGAGAAGGAAAGCATCTTCACTTGGGCCAATCAATCCGCTGGCGCCCAAGATTATACTGCCCTTACGGCCGAAATCCTTACCCGTCTATGA
- a CDS encoding alpha/beta fold hydrolase, with protein sequence MRILKKAGRIVLLLVLLAVGIGVLYEQVERLRARRTYPLTGRLLPVGDHRLHYLATAPRGPVVVFESGLDLGGLLPWERVVAQVAPFVTAFAYDRAGIQRSERGTRPTTGAAMARDLHELLHRAGYPPPYLLVGHSLGGILLRSFVAQYPAEVCGVVLVEASHPDQLRRLPAALPADDAPPRWVVRLAAAAGVVRFLNTSQYAGTRPNDRINLVNRAFLPESVDAVLEEQAQIPALLDEARPVMSFGDIPLRVVTGTSPTRDQEDEPDAARRRQINRAWGAMQQDQLRLSTRSAQLLAPQSGHYVQLEQPDIVTAAIKQVLAQSAVPSYVPKRSAQARNNQVVTAR encoded by the coding sequence ATGAGAATACTGAAGAAAGCCGGGCGCATTGTGTTGCTGCTGGTCCTCTTGGCCGTGGGTATTGGCGTGTTGTACGAGCAAGTCGAGCGCTTGCGGGCCCGGCGCACCTATCCGCTAACGGGCCGCCTGCTACCTGTCGGCGACCACCGGCTGCATTACCTGGCCACGGCCCCACGTGGGCCCGTCGTGGTCTTCGAATCGGGACTGGACCTGGGAGGCTTGCTGCCCTGGGAGCGGGTGGTGGCCCAAGTGGCGCCTTTTGTCACCGCGTTTGCCTACGACCGCGCCGGCATCCAGCGCAGCGAACGCGGCACGCGGCCCACAACCGGCGCCGCCATGGCCCGAGACCTGCACGAGCTGCTGCACCGGGCCGGGTACCCGCCCCCGTACCTGCTCGTGGGGCATTCGTTGGGCGGCATCCTGCTCCGTTCCTTCGTGGCACAGTACCCGGCGGAGGTGTGCGGCGTAGTGTTGGTCGAGGCCTCGCACCCCGACCAGCTCCGGCGCTTGCCTGCCGCGCTACCGGCGGATGACGCCCCGCCCCGGTGGGTCGTGCGCCTGGCGGCGGCGGCGGGCGTGGTCCGCTTCCTCAATACGTCCCAGTACGCGGGCACGCGTCCCAACGACCGTATCAACTTGGTCAACCGGGCCTTCCTGCCCGAGTCGGTCGATGCGGTGCTGGAGGAACAGGCACAGATTCCGGCCTTGCTAGACGAGGCGCGGCCGGTAATGTCGTTTGGCGACATCCCCCTGCGCGTGGTAACCGGCACCAGCCCCACCCGGGACCAAGAAGACGAGCCCGACGCCGCGCGGCGTCGGCAAATAAACCGGGCGTGGGGCGCGATGCAGCAAGACCAGTTGCGCCTATCCACCCGCAGCGCGCAGCTGCTCGCGCCCCAAAGCGGGCACTACGTGCAATTGGAGCAGCCCGACATCGTCACGGCCGCCATCAAGCAAGTGCTGGCCCAATCGGCGGTCCCCAGCTACGTCCCCAAACGGTCGGCCCAGGCGCGAAACAACCAAGTGGTAACGGCCCGCTAA
- a CDS encoding CPBP family glutamic-type intramembrane protease, with protein sequence MPPWTVWAYWLGLRPVGWLREVVWQTPVNWVGKGLGVLCSLAWVYILRRTTPRPAGFVRPTAGSLRAVVPVVLVVAAALLADAYWTRYEFLPLTAGQQLFYLTLPGLDEELFYRGALLGLLAPGLPRSLPLPGTRTSWGGVVGVLLFTLGHGLGFPARLFELGVGTDFWFYVREWWSPAHFPLRVVLFQLAMGTFFLWVRERTGSAWAAAGVHCFMNGCLALGHAAG encoded by the coding sequence GTGCCCCCGTGGACGGTGTGGGCCTATTGGCTGGGCTTGCGGCCCGTTGGCTGGCTGCGGGAGGTAGTCTGGCAAACGCCCGTCAACTGGGTCGGTAAGGGCCTGGGGGTGCTCTGCTCCCTGGCTTGGGTGTACATACTGCGGCGCACCACGCCCCGCCCCGCTGGCTTCGTGCGACCCACGGCCGGAAGCCTGCGCGCCGTGGTGCCCGTGGTGCTCGTCGTAGCGGCCGCGCTGCTGGCGGACGCCTATTGGACGCGCTACGAGTTCTTGCCTCTGACGGCGGGACAACAGCTGTTCTACCTGACCCTACCCGGGCTCGATGAGGAGCTCTTTTACCGCGGGGCCCTGTTGGGACTGTTGGCCCCGGGGCTGCCGCGTTCATTGCCCCTGCCAGGCACCCGCACGAGTTGGGGTGGGGTGGTAGGCGTGCTGCTCTTCACGCTCGGCCACGGGCTGGGCTTTCCTGCGCGCCTCTTCGAGCTGGGCGTGGGAACCGACTTCTGGTTTTATGTGCGCGAATGGTGGTCACCGGCGCACTTCCCGTTACGCGTTGTGCTGTTTCAGCTCGCCATGGGCACCTTCTTTCTGTGGGTGCGCGAACGGACCGGCTCGGCCTGGGCGGCGGCCGGGGTGCATTGTTTCATGAATGGCTGTCTAGCTCTAGGCCACGCGGCGGGGTAG
- a CDS encoding gliding motility-associated C-terminal domain-containing protein: MDAAGNRYVTGIFQGNIQFGATTLSTNSLYSDVFVAKIDPAGNYLWALRAGDPSSNEIGTAIALDASGNVYVTGIFRGSSITFGTTTLPNTSLYSNAGDVFVVKLTSSGQYLWAVGAKGESEERSGGIALDSQGNVFVAGSFESPQLLLGSFTLQNATATTVVNRGDAFIAKLDAAGKWLWAVRSGGDNTDGAASIAVDASGNAYSTGFIRSRSADFGSITLTHPDGVAAYVTKISPTGVYLWAVSAGGTGIYEDSGADIALDGNGGVFVTGTFQNYQAFFGPTSLTNRGNTPLTNTGTSDVFVARLDEAGKWRWAVSAGGVGREGGSSIVADKQGGVYLTGYYDQAAVQFGSTMLPYQGLYDDCFVAKLETAAGQWHWAVRAGGELNDVGQCVVLDAQQQVHVAGYYQSATLALPPFSLPGSRLASGLGFLTKLAPEPRVQITGDSLLCGASTQLVATAPAPVTAYRWSTGATTPAITVTQPGTYTVTITFASGLTSTAQFRVSSFVPTAQISGDSLLCPGASTVLTAVVPKPGAIYQWSTGATTPTISVTQPGTYSVTVRYGTTCTATAQYAVRVPTLRLLGDTQLCGLGSSVVLTALAPGATGLRWNTGATTASLPVTQAGTYSVVATFASGCSLTTSQVISRSALTLRGDTVLCAGNSATLTAMLTTPATYLWSTGATTPTIAVTQPGMYTVTARSTLPPFCTSTGQLRVKQAVPLPAFSLGADTTVCDYQALQLRAPSLTTPVATYRWSDGSTGASLRVTQPGLYTLQVSTPCETRSASRRISYRSCLLIPNIITPNGDHANDVFVVQGLAPGAWELVLYDRWGRQVFETTAYQHDWGTTAPAGLYYYLLRQADTTYKGWLEVVK; this comes from the coding sequence ATGGATGCCGCTGGCAATCGGTACGTGACTGGCATCTTCCAAGGTAACATCCAGTTTGGGGCAACCACCCTCAGCACCAATAGCTTGTATTCTGATGTCTTCGTGGCCAAGATTGACCCGGCAGGCAATTATCTCTGGGCCTTACGCGCGGGCGACCCCTCCAGTAATGAAATTGGTACAGCCATTGCGCTCGATGCGAGTGGCAACGTGTACGTCACGGGTATTTTCCGAGGGTCATCCATCACCTTTGGGACGACCACGCTGCCGAATACCAGTTTGTATAGCAACGCAGGAGACGTCTTTGTTGTGAAACTCACCTCAAGCGGGCAGTACCTCTGGGCTGTTGGGGCTAAGGGTGAAAGCGAAGAGAGGAGCGGTGGAATTGCGCTTGATAGTCAGGGTAATGTATTCGTGGCAGGCTCTTTCGAGAGTCCCCAGTTGCTTCTTGGTTCTTTTACATTGCAAAATGCTACTGCCACTACTGTAGTCAATAGGGGCGATGCTTTCATCGCCAAGCTTGATGCGGCAGGCAAGTGGTTGTGGGCCGTCCGCAGCGGCGGGGATAATACGGATGGGGCCGCCAGCATCGCGGTGGATGCCAGCGGCAATGCCTATAGCACAGGCTTTATCCGCAGTCGGAGCGCAGACTTTGGCAGTATCACCCTCACGCACCCCGATGGGGTAGCCGCCTATGTGACCAAAATCTCCCCGACTGGCGTCTACTTGTGGGCCGTATCGGCTGGCGGTACGGGTATTTACGAAGATAGCGGTGCCGACATTGCGCTCGACGGGAATGGGGGCGTGTTCGTCACCGGCACTTTTCAAAATTATCAGGCTTTTTTTGGCCCAACGTCGTTGACTAATCGAGGGAATACCCCCTTGACGAACACGGGCACCTCCGACGTTTTTGTGGCCCGCCTCGATGAGGCGGGCAAGTGGCGTTGGGCCGTGTCGGCGGGCGGGGTAGGCCGGGAAGGCGGGAGTAGCATAGTTGCGGATAAGCAAGGTGGCGTCTACCTGACGGGTTATTATGACCAAGCCGCTGTTCAATTTGGCTCCACGATGCTGCCCTACCAAGGCCTGTACGATGACTGCTTCGTAGCGAAGTTGGAAACCGCTGCCGGTCAATGGCACTGGGCGGTGCGCGCCGGGGGCGAGCTCAACGACGTGGGGCAGTGCGTAGTGCTTGATGCCCAGCAGCAGGTACACGTAGCGGGCTACTATCAAAGTGCTACCTTAGCGCTTCCCCCCTTCTCGTTGCCAGGCTCACGTTTGGCCAGTGGCTTAGGCTTCCTGACTAAACTAGCCCCTGAGCCACGCGTTCAGATTACGGGTGATTCACTCCTCTGCGGGGCGAGTACGCAGCTAGTCGCTACTGCACCCGCCCCGGTCACCGCCTACCGCTGGAGTACCGGCGCCACCACGCCTGCTATCACGGTTACACAGCCGGGTACGTATACCGTCACCATCACCTTCGCGAGCGGGCTTACCAGTACAGCCCAGTTTCGAGTCTCCAGCTTCGTACCTACCGCACAAATCAGCGGCGATTCTTTGCTCTGCCCCGGTGCCTCTACTGTGCTCACCGCCGTCGTGCCGAAGCCTGGCGCTATTTATCAATGGAGCACGGGCGCCACTACCCCTACTATTTCTGTCACCCAGCCGGGCACTTACTCGGTCACCGTGCGTTACGGGACTACCTGTACGGCTACCGCCCAGTATGCCGTGCGTGTTCCCACGTTACGCTTGCTGGGAGATACGCAGCTCTGCGGCCTGGGCAGCAGTGTAGTCCTTACCGCCCTGGCGCCGGGTGCCACTGGGCTGCGCTGGAACACGGGTGCCACTACGGCAAGCCTACCCGTTACCCAAGCAGGCACCTATAGTGTCGTCGCCACGTTTGCGAGTGGGTGCTCCCTGACCACCTCGCAAGTCATTAGCCGGTCCGCGCTCACGCTCCGCGGAGATACGGTGCTGTGTGCTGGTAATAGCGCCACCCTCACCGCCATGCTTACTACGCCGGCTACCTACCTGTGGAGCACGGGTGCCACTACGCCCACCATCGCGGTTACGCAGCCTGGTATGTATACCGTCACCGCCCGGTCTACCCTCCCGCCTTTTTGCACCAGTACGGGGCAATTGCGCGTGAAACAAGCAGTGCCCCTGCCGGCTTTCTCTCTCGGAGCCGATACCACGGTTTGCGACTACCAAGCGCTGCAACTGCGCGCGCCCTCCCTCACCACGCCTGTTGCTACCTACCGGTGGTCCGATGGGTCTACTGGCGCCTCGCTACGCGTAACGCAGCCTGGCCTGTATACCCTACAAGTCAGTACCCCCTGTGAAACCCGCTCAGCCAGCCGCCGCATTAGCTACCGAAGTTGCTTACTTATCCCCAATATCATAACCCCCAACGGGGACCACGCGAATGATGTCTTTGTGGTGCAAGGCTTAGCACCTGGTGCCTGGGAATTGGTTCTATACGACCGCTGGGGGCGTCAAGTATTCGAGACCACTGCCTACCAACATGATTGGGGAACCACTGCACCGGCTGGCCTCTACTACTACTTGCTTCGTCAAGCCGACACCACCTATAAAGGCTGGCTGGAGGTGGTCAAGTGA
- a CDS encoding IS1182 family transposase, with amino-acid sequence MQGHKQFVDKVVLRFRLSERVPKQNLYRRLAELLNWDFLYQQTRALYSHTGQPSLDPVVFFKLVLVGRLENIASDRRLVEHCSLRLDILYFLGYEVDEDLPWHSTISRTRQLYPVTVFEHLFDQVFGQCVAAGLVAGDTQTVDSAPVKANASLDSLREKAPVAPLHVTQETAFPTELPSAKTALQLRRVAARQAKRQAAPGGLGAHHAKAQLLSNKTHYSPTDPEARISVKPGKARALNYLCSLAVDTATGVISHIQADLADSRDCLHLPALVPRLQARLRAQELTLRDFVADTGYSNGFNYAFLEQQGITPWIPVFGPYKPTVEGFIYEPAADAYRCRANKLLPFRSFRTTENETWVKQYRAAYKDCQQCPLKASCVPHSQFKQVVRSAFDAAYRRAWQRQRTRQGQHMRRVRQRTVEPVFGSLLQHYGLRRVNTKGRAAAHKTMLITAIAYNLKKLLKQQSTRMLSLALALRPAQHGLMQALFSRRLLTGYRFQGALESGRQIAWSSATATFV; translated from the coding sequence ATGCAGGGCCACAAGCAGTTCGTCGATAAAGTCGTGCTACGCTTCCGCTTGTCGGAGCGCGTGCCGAAACAGAATCTCTACCGCCGACTAGCCGAGCTGCTCAACTGGGACTTTCTCTACCAGCAGACCCGGGCCCTCTATAGCCACACCGGCCAGCCCTCGCTCGACCCCGTGGTGTTCTTTAAGCTGGTGCTCGTGGGCCGGTTGGAAAACATTGCCAGTGACCGCCGCCTGGTCGAGCACTGCAGTCTGCGGCTCGACATCCTCTATTTTCTGGGCTACGAGGTGGACGAGGACTTGCCCTGGCACTCGACTATTAGTCGGACCCGCCAGCTGTATCCAGTCACCGTCTTCGAGCACCTGTTTGACCAGGTTTTCGGCCAGTGCGTGGCCGCTGGGCTCGTCGCGGGCGATACGCAAACGGTGGATTCCGCGCCCGTCAAAGCCAATGCCTCACTCGATAGCTTACGCGAAAAAGCGCCCGTCGCCCCCCTGCACGTGACCCAGGAAACGGCGTTCCCCACTGAGTTACCCTCCGCCAAGACGGCGTTGCAGTTGCGGCGTGTCGCGGCGCGTCAAGCCAAACGTCAAGCCGCGCCTGGGGGACTGGGCGCCCACCATGCCAAGGCGCAGTTACTCAGCAACAAGACGCACTACAGTCCCACCGACCCCGAAGCCCGCATCTCGGTTAAACCCGGCAAAGCGCGGGCCCTGAATTACCTCTGTAGCCTGGCCGTGGATACGGCCACGGGCGTCATTAGCCACATCCAGGCTGATTTGGCTGACAGTCGCGATTGCCTGCACTTACCGGCCCTGGTGCCGCGGCTACAAGCCCGGCTCAGGGCCCAGGAGTTAACGCTCCGCGATTTCGTCGCCGACACGGGTTATTCCAACGGCTTCAATTATGCCTTTCTAGAGCAGCAAGGCATCACCCCTTGGATTCCCGTGTTTGGTCCCTACAAGCCCACGGTCGAGGGGTTTATCTACGAGCCGGCGGCCGATGCCTACCGCTGCCGAGCCAATAAGCTCTTGCCGTTTCGCTCCTTTCGCACGACTGAGAACGAGACGTGGGTCAAGCAGTATCGCGCGGCTTATAAGGATTGTCAACAGTGCCCGCTCAAAGCGAGCTGTGTGCCGCATAGCCAGTTTAAACAGGTGGTTCGCTCCGCCTTTGACGCGGCGTATCGCCGGGCGTGGCAGCGGCAGCGCACGCGCCAAGGCCAGCACATGCGCCGAGTCCGGCAACGCACCGTCGAACCCGTCTTTGGTAGTCTACTGCAGCATTATGGCCTGCGTCGGGTCAACACCAAGGGGCGAGCAGCGGCGCATAAAACGATGCTAATCACGGCTATCGCCTACAACCTCAAGAAGCTGCTGAAGCAGCAATCAACTCGGATGCTGAGCCTAGCACTAGCCCTGCGACCAGCGCAACACGGGCTCATGCAGGCTTTGTTTAGCCGCCGCTTGTTGACTGGCTATCGCTTTCAGGGCGCGCTCGAAAGTGGGCGCCAAATAGCGTGGAGTTCTGCAACAGCCACGTTCGTTTAA
- a CDS encoding IS3 family transposase: protein MSRYRFIEAQRGDYPVRLLCQLVQVPTSGYYAWQQLQQQVVAKPEPAWETALVKVFGVHKRCYGTRRLRVELRRKGYRVGRQRLRTAMRRRGLYALQPKAFTPRTTDSTHGLRCAPNRLLNHPKPTQANRVWVSDITYLPLANGDWAYLCAFQDMASKQVVGWHVMATMPEELITTALQRAFWAQPPTPGLLVHSDRGGQYCGNAYRKLLHDHQALRSQSRRGDCYDNAQAESLWSRLKTEVLEVRERPIFADLADARASVADYFDYYNHERLHSSIDYQTPYHTHQQLLQLSALNCPA, encoded by the coding sequence ATGAGCCGTTACCGCTTTATCGAGGCGCAGCGGGGCGACTACCCCGTGCGGCTGCTCTGCCAATTGGTACAGGTGCCTACCAGCGGCTATTATGCTTGGCAACAGCTTCAGCAGCAGGTAGTAGCTAAGCCAGAACCGGCTTGGGAGACGGCGTTAGTCAAGGTGTTTGGGGTGCATAAACGCTGTTATGGGACGCGTCGGCTGCGCGTCGAACTGCGCCGTAAGGGCTATCGCGTGGGGCGCCAGCGCCTGCGCACCGCGATGCGCCGCCGGGGCCTATACGCGCTGCAACCCAAGGCCTTCACCCCGCGCACGACAGACTCCACCCATGGGCTGCGTTGCGCCCCCAATCGGCTGCTCAACCACCCCAAGCCTACCCAAGCTAATCGAGTATGGGTCAGTGACATCACGTATCTACCGCTGGCCAACGGCGACTGGGCTTATCTATGCGCCTTTCAGGATATGGCTAGCAAGCAGGTAGTAGGCTGGCACGTGATGGCCACCATGCCCGAAGAACTGATTACCACCGCCTTACAGCGTGCTTTTTGGGCCCAGCCGCCCACACCAGGCCTGCTCGTGCACTCCGACCGGGGCGGGCAGTACTGTGGCAACGCCTACCGCAAACTACTCCACGACCACCAGGCCCTGCGCTCGCAGAGCCGCCGGGGCGACTGCTACGATAATGCGCAAGCAGAGAGTCTCTGGTCGCGCCTCAAAACCGAAGTACTCGAAGTCCGCGAACGGCCCATTTTTGCCGACTTGGCTGATGCCCGAGCCAGCGTCGCCGACTATTTTGATTATTATAATCACGAGCGCTTGCACTCCAGCATTGACTACCAGACGCCCTATCATACTCATCAACAGCTCCTTCAACTTAGTGCCCTAAACTGTCCAGCGTAA
- a CDS encoding transposase — protein sequence MKDSPPPAKRRRYDAAFRAEALRLAAESRSTQAAARALNIDPKRIYKWQKEALTPVAAARGAELDPATAAELRQLRAANRRQAQELEILKKAIIIFSQTPDQ from the coding sequence ATGAAAGACAGTCCCCCACCTGCCAAACGCCGCCGCTATGATGCCGCCTTCCGGGCCGAGGCCCTGCGCCTGGCCGCTGAAAGCCGCTCGACGCAGGCCGCAGCGCGCGCGCTCAATATCGACCCCAAACGCATTTATAAGTGGCAAAAAGAGGCACTTACCCCGGTGGCGGCGGCGCGTGGGGCAGAGTTGGACCCAGCCACCGCGGCGGAGTTGCGCCAACTGCGGGCCGCCAATCGACGGCAAGCCCAGGAGTTGGAAATTTTAAAAAAAGCCATCATCATCTTCTCGCAGACACCGGACCAATGA